One segment of Triticum aestivum cultivar Chinese Spring chromosome 2A, IWGSC CS RefSeq v2.1, whole genome shotgun sequence DNA contains the following:
- the LOC123189341 gene encoding uncharacterized protein isoform X2 produces the protein MAPGAARSTPPPSPAPDPRREGSPLHRAASVATTSTRGSRASCLLCRLRVVVPPPGCGAHRSPSRHPPLRRQERCVLLTMLAHHAAQMSDPSRWTRYSLAPDVFGFLLFCWLLGGDEAVRLFGQLGKKEVE, from the exons ATGGCGCCCGGTGCGGCGAGGTcgacgccgcctccctctccagcaCCAGACCCCAGGAGGGAAGGGAGCCCCCTTCATCGTGCTGCGAGCGTGGCGACCACAAGCACTAGAGGAAGCCGTGCTTCTTGCCTCCTCTGTCGTCTCAGGGTCGTCGTCCCACCACCAGGCTGTGGCGCGCACAGATCCCCATCACGGCATCCTCCACTCCGACGGCAGGAGCGGTGCGTGCTCCTCACTATGCTGGCACACCACGCTGCTCAGATGTCAGATCCGTCACGGTGGACTCGATACAG CCTTGCTCCAGATGTTTTTGGTTTCTTACTATTTTGTTGGCTGCTCGGAGGGGACGAGGCTGTTAGACTTTTTG GGCAACTGGGCAAGAAGGAAGTAGAATGA
- the LOC123189341 gene encoding uncharacterized protein isoform X1 encodes MAPGAARSTPPPSPAPDPRREGSPLHRAASVATTSTRGSRASCLLCRLRVVVPPPGCGAHRSPSRHPPLRRQERCVLLTMLAHHAAQMSDPSRWTRYSLAPDVFGFLLFCWLLGGDEAVRLFGMRQLGKKEVE; translated from the exons ATGGCGCCCGGTGCGGCGAGGTcgacgccgcctccctctccagcaCCAGACCCCAGGAGGGAAGGGAGCCCCCTTCATCGTGCTGCGAGCGTGGCGACCACAAGCACTAGAGGAAGCCGTGCTTCTTGCCTCCTCTGTCGTCTCAGGGTCGTCGTCCCACCACCAGGCTGTGGCGCGCACAGATCCCCATCACGGCATCCTCCACTCCGACGGCAGGAGCGGTGCGTGCTCCTCACTATGCTGGCACACCACGCTGCTCAGATGTCAGATCCGTCACGGTGGACTCGATACAG CCTTGCTCCAGATGTTTTTGGTTTCTTACTATTTTGTTGGCTGCTCGGAGGGGACGAGGCTGTTAGACTTTTTGGTATGA GGCAACTGGGCAAGAAGGAAGTAGAATGA